CGTGACCGGTCAGCTTACAAAACCAGAGCCAGCGAGAGAGGAGTGAGCAGATCGGTCACGATCCCCGGAATGACCGGTCACGTTCGTCGGAATACGCACCTCGAGCGCCTCCAGTGCTTCGGCCACCTCGGCCAGGCTGATCTCGGCGGGCGTTCCCTCCATCAGCAGATGAGCGGCGTCGCGCAGGATGCCCCAACTCGCCCAGAGCAGCACCACGCCGAAAGCGATGCCCAGGATCGGGTCGATGAGCAAGAAACCGGTATAGCGGATCACCAGGGCGGTCACGATGATCAGAATGCTACCCACGAAGGTCTGGATGATATGCCACAGCGCACCCCGCACATTCAGATCACTTCGACTCTGCTTCCAGATCAGGCCCAGCGAAATGAATTCGGTCAGCAGGCCGCCGGCGGCGGCCCATAGCATCGGCCCCGTGGGCAAATCGATCGGATCCGTGAGCCGCATGGCACCCATCGCGATCACGACGAGCGCCATGCCGAGCAGGAAACCGCCATTGACCAGCGCACCGATGATCTCGGCGCGATACCAGCCGAAGCTGCGCGCTTCGTCCGCCGGGCGGCGAGCGAGCCGGGCGGCAGTGATGGCCACCAGCACGCCGCCCACAGCCGAGAAGGTATGAAAGGCATCCGAGATCACCGCGACCGACCCGGTCCAGAGACCGATGCCCATCTCGATGAAGAAGTAGACCCCTGTCAGCCAGGCCGATATGGCCATGCCGGGCCCGCTGGTGGGCATGTGTCCCGCGTGGCCATGGCTGCGGCTTTCAGGATCCATAGGACTTTTCCTTATCTTGAAACAGAATTGATAGCGCCGGCACACGCCCACGGAACATTCTTGGCGCTATTCAAGGCATGCAGATAGGTGGTCTCGAGAGGTGGTTCATGCTCCTCTACGCCGGTCGTTACGAGTGGCAAAGAAGTTGTAGAGCGGGCCGAAGACCAGGGCCACGTACCAGCCATAGCCGAAGCTTTCTGCCAGGCCCAGGAAGAAGCTTGGCCAGCTCAACCAGGTGAAGCCCGGAAGCAGGCGCAGCCAGCTCTTATACATCGCCCGGTCGGGAAACAGCAGATCGAAGCCGACACACAAGGAGAAGGTCACGGCCAGAAACAGCCCCAGGCTCATTCCCAGGGCGACCACCGGGATCTTCGGTACGACTTGGCCCGGCAAGGGCGTGCCAGAGTGCGCCTTGGGCTTGGTGCCCGAAGCGCTATCGACGTCAGGCATGCTCGTTCTCCGGCAGAGTGGGCAGGCGCTTGGCATCATCAGCGGCGAGGTATTGCGTGGGGGCGGCCTCGAAGCGCTCCCGGCAGTCGCGGGAGCAGAAGTAATAGACATGGCCATCGTGGACGCTCGGCTTGGCCGTTTCGGTGCTGACGGTCTTGCCGCACACGGGGTCCACGTCGTCGGCGGGTGGCGTCCAACGCAGGCTTTCGGTGCTCTGCTCCTCAGACACTCCCTCACCATGCTTGGCCTTGCCCCGTCCATGGCCCATCATGTGAGCACCGCAGCCAAACCGCATCATCAGAAAGATGATTCCTGCCCAGAGCAGGAAGTACACCAGTTCATTCATCATCTCTCTCCTTTGTCATCAACCTCATGGAGCTTCGTACAGGCGAGCTTGGTTCCAGGCTAAAAATCTGTTGGCAACCCGAGGGTAAAGCGAAAAAAAAGCGAGGATCACTCAGCTCTCGTCAATCTTCAGTCTAGGCAACCAAGCTGAACTTAAGCTGAATGGTGATGTGGGGAGTGGCGTGAACAAGGTGAGCCAAGGAAAGGGTGTCTGAACGGCAGAAAATCGATCGGGAGCTTGGTAACCCAAGCTTGAACAGTGAAGACGCGATGGCATATGCAGAAAGTACATCAATCTGCCGGTAGTTGGTGCAGTATCCAGCCCGGATGAAAGCGGCCCAGTCGCAATGGTGCGACTATGTCAATGTATTCGGCTTCTGCTGGATCCCGGCTCGTACCTGCTTGCTGTAATCACACTGGCAATCCAGATAGCCATGCACGGGGCAGGTTCGACAGGTTTCCTCCAGGCGCTTCCGAAGCGCCTGGCGAGCTCGATGCAGGCGTACCCGTAGATGGCCTACGGTGATATCGAGCGCGGCGGCAATGCTTTCGCGAGACTCACCCACCAGATCCGCGCGCCAGATGATATTTGCGTACTCCGCTTTCAGGGTCGGCAGCAGTTTATAGAGACAGATGCAAATAATGGCATCCAGGTCATCTTCATCAGTGAATATGCTGGATTCACGGTAGGAATAGAATCCTTCGAGGCGGCGTCTTCTGCTTTGCGCTCGATAGTAGTCGATCAGGGTCGTCTCCAACACGCGCTGCATCCAGGCGCGCACCTTTTGCGTATCGCGAATATCGTCGACTCGTGTCAGCACCTTGACATAGAAGTCGTGCAGGACGTCGGCGGCTTCCTCCTGGTTGCCGAGTCGGCGTATCAGAAAATGCAACAGGTGTTGATGAACCTCTACAATCACCGTGTGTACGGCATCATCGGCCGCATTGCTGCCGCTATCCTGGGACATCCTGGATTCCGGTATAAGCACAATGAAACGAGACGAAATACCTGACGTTCAGCGCGAGAGATCCTGCCTACGCTCTTCGTATTCCTGTTTATCTATCTCGCCCCTGGCGTAGCGCTCCTGCAGAAACTCCAGCGGCGTTGGACGCTGCTGAACAGCGGGCACGCCCTCACTCCGAGTCAGTCCACGCACGAAAAAAACGATCAGGGCAATGATGCCGCCCCAGAACACCACCATCATGAGCCCGCCAAAGAGCATATGCCCCCAGCCGTAACCCTCCATATGCGCCATCATATTTCCCCACATGTCTTGGTTCTCCTGGCTATCAGTACAATGTTTCGTTTCAGTAGCAGGTTAAGACCTATGTGCCACCCAAAGGTCAAGGAAAGGTTGAAAGGGATGCCCTGTGTGTCCGCTTGGATCCACACACTGGTTCAGTAGAGTTACACTCAATTTCAGAGCCCAAGCATTCCTCCCTGTATTCGTCATCCGACGACTCGAACGATGGTGACATGGCTGACCCTGGCGTTTCCCCGTCTGCCAACTCTAGGACCTGCATTGATGACATGGCCGGCATGTCGTCACATCACTGATGGCCACGCTGAGTCGTCCCATCTTGTTGCGGCGACAGCTCTGCCATCAGTTGGTTGAGGCTGGTCGCCTCGTCAGTGCCACCAAGCTCGGGGTGCGGACATCGCCTGGATCGCTCCACCCAACTCGCCAGGGTCTGCAGCTCTCGAACGCGCGAGTGGATGAGTGGTAAGCTCTCAGCCAGCCGATCATACCTATCCAGATGCGGAGCGTTATCCTGGTCTGCTCGTATAAGTATTTCTTTGATTTCCTTGAGGCTGAGACCCAGGCAACGTAGACAGTCGATAAGACGAAGCCGCCCCAGCGCCCTTTCGTCATATAGCTGGTATCCGTTATGCGGATCCCGCCACGACGGTAACAAGCCTTCTCGCGTGTAGTGGCGCACCGTTTCGGCGGTGACGCCGCCAGCTCGGGCCAATTCGCTGACGCGCATCGAGTCTACCTCTACTACGTGACTGAGAACAGTCTACAACCTTGGGGTTGCCCAAGAGTCAAGGCCGCTGACAGGACTTCATCGATGAATAGCCCAAGCCGACGCGAAGGCTTGAAAATTCAAGACAATATACGAGTGATCAGGAAATAATATACCACCACCTTTATTTGAGAAAAAACCAACCTACACTATACGACAAAGCTGAATTTATCCTGAACATAATTGAAAATATAAAAATCCAAAAAAGCAAACAAAAAGGCTTTTTAAAACCGCAAGCAAAAGGCGATAATCGTGCTCCTATCAGGCTTGGTACCTGGCAACCAACCATGATATATCACACCCAGCGGGACCGGCTCATGGTGGCTCAAGAAATCGAGGAGCAAAACACGATGCGTATGGCAAGAGCCTCATTAGGCATTCTTTTGGTCGCATTGCTCAGCGGCTGCGGCGAACAGACAGTAGATGGGCGCTGGTACACGCAAGCCCAGGTTGAACGCGGGAAAGCCGTCTTTTCCGAGAACTGCGCAAGCTGTCATGGCGGCAACGCCCAAGGCACCTTCAATTGGAGAAGACCCTTGGAGGATGGCTCCTATCCTCCGCCGCCCCTCAACGGATCCGCTCATGCCTGGCACCATTCATTCGACATGTTGATGCGCACCATCAATCAGGGTGGCGCTCCCATAGGGGGACAAATGCCGGCCTTCCAGGATGAGCTCTCCAAGGACGACAAGAAAGCCACCATCGCCTACTTCCAGAGTAAATGGGACCAGCGGATCTACGATGCATGGCTCGACAGGGGTGGACTCTAAGCCTCTCCGTACAGTCGGACTACGAAACGGAGGGGGGCGGCTGGTAGGCTTGATCCAATCATGACGGCCGTCAAGTTATCATCCGGAATTTTCAGTTTATATTCAGGCATATTGTATAAACTAAGCATGTCTGGTTATAAAGCCAACCAATGCAAAGGAGAGTGTTATGAAAAAGTACGTCTTCACCGCTGTCATGGCGGCCTTTTTGACCTTGCCCCTGGCCTATGCTCAGCAGGAAGCTTCTTCCAAC
The Halomonas sp. H10-9-1 DNA segment above includes these coding regions:
- a CDS encoding cytochrome c, yielding MRKNQPTLYDKAEFILNIIENIKIQKSKQKGFLKPQAKGDNRAPIRLGTWQPTMIYHTQRDRLMVAQEIEEQNTMRMARASLGILLVALLSGCGEQTVDGRWYTQAQVERGKAVFSENCASCHGGNAQGTFNWRRPLEDGSYPPPPLNGSAHAWHHSFDMLMRTINQGGAPIGGQMPAFQDELSKDDKKATIAYFQSKWDQRIYDAWLDRGGL
- a CDS encoding cation diffusion facilitator family transporter, with product MDPESRSHGHAGHMPTSGPGMAISAWLTGVYFFIEMGIGLWTGSVAVISDAFHTFSAVGGVLVAITAARLARRPADEARSFGWYRAEIIGALVNGGFLLGMALVVIAMGAMRLTDPIDLPTGPMLWAAAGGLLTEFISLGLIWKQSRSDLNVRGALWHIIQTFVGSILIIVTALVIRYTGFLLIDPILGIAFGVVLLWASWGILRDAAHLLMEGTPAEISLAEVAEALEALEVRIPTNVTGHSGDRDRSAHSSLAGSGFVS
- a CDS encoding MerR family transcriptional regulator, encoding MRVSELARAGGVTAETVRHYTREGLLPSWRDPHNGYQLYDERALGRLRLIDCLRCLGLSLKEIKEILIRADQDNAPHLDRYDRLAESLPLIHSRVRELQTLASWVERSRRCPHPELGGTDEATSLNQLMAELSPQQDGTTQRGHQ
- a CDS encoding sigma-70 family RNA polymerase sigma factor, yielding MSQDSGSNAADDAVHTVIVEVHQHLLHFLIRRLGNQEEAADVLHDFYVKVLTRVDDIRDTQKVRAWMQRVLETTLIDYYRAQSRRRRLEGFYSYRESSIFTDEDDLDAIICICLYKLLPTLKAEYANIIWRADLVGESRESIAAALDITVGHLRVRLHRARQALRKRLEETCRTCPVHGYLDCQCDYSKQVRAGIQQKPNTLT
- a CDS encoding DUF5676 family membrane protein produces the protein MPDVDSASGTKPKAHSGTPLPGQVVPKIPVVALGMSLGLFLAVTFSLCVGFDLLFPDRAMYKSWLRLLPGFTWLSWPSFFLGLAESFGYGWYVALVFGPLYNFFATRNDRRRGA
- a CDS encoding YHS domain-containing protein gives rise to the protein MNELVYFLLWAGIIFLMMRFGCGAHMMGHGRGKAKHGEGVSEEQSTESLRWTPPADDVDPVCGKTVSTETAKPSVHDGHVYYFCSRDCRERFEAAPTQYLAADDAKRLPTLPENEHA
- a CDS encoding SHOCT domain-containing protein — translated: MWGNMMAHMEGYGWGHMLFGGLMMVVFWGGIIALIVFFVRGLTRSEGVPAVQQRPTPLEFLQERYARGEIDKQEYEERRQDLSR